accataggttaaatcattcaaagcaaaagagcaaatGTTGTTCTTTATtataaacgaaaaacctttcttgtccaaacaagaaacagaaataatgtttctgcgaatcgcaggcacgtaaaacagtcttctagttctaaaacaagcccagagggcatagataaataataagtccctacagctaaagcagcaacttttgctccattgcctactcttaggtccacttctcccttagccaaagtcctacttctctgcaggccctgcacatttatacaaatgtgagaagcacatccagtatcaaatacccaagatgtagaaatagacaaattgacttctataacataaatacctgatccagaaatctgaactgctttcattttcttcagatcctccaagtaaattggacaatttctcttccagtgaccaactttcttacagtagtgacattgACCCTTGGCCtcaccacctttaggctttaaagcctgtttgggacctgattttggcttgggtgtagaatcagatccaatcttcttcttacccttccacttgcccttccctttggccttacctttatttcccaccatcagtatgggagcaggttcagtTGTCTTAAtattggtctcatatgttctcaacatatgcaacaattcagtaggtgttttgtcaaattcattcatattgtagttcacaacaaactgagtgaatttgttgttcaaagaattcatgattaggtcaataccagtttccggaccaatcgggaaacccaaagtttcaaggtactcaatgtaaccaatcatcttcagaacatgtgggccaactggttcacttgCCCTTTGTTTGTAATTAAAAAGTGAattactcgtgttgaacctttcttgacgagtttggcttgcaaacatgctttgcaagtgctcattgatagtatatgcatccatatgcacatgttgtctttgaagctcagcactcatagttgccaacataagacatgcaacatcatttgcatcattctcatcccttgtaCGTGCtactcgttcatcagcagtagcaccctcaggaagggggactggaggaggaatatcaatgacatgaaacttgcgctcctgcctgaggacaatcctcaaattgctctgccagtctaggaagttgtttcttcctgtcagcttgtccttctcaaggactgaacatACGGATAATGTGTTtttgttgtttgccattactcgGTATCTATAATAATAAAAGagcaaaataaatattagattatctgagttaaaattttatgttcatatgattatgatatattcataatatatctcccactattttttatcaaattaatagccctaactattaattcggaaagtatatcccataaatctttctagtgagccaagatccatatttcgtcatgtcctaagtcaaccactggtatccttaaaacatgattatttaggtagacaacagttgtcaattatatcatatataattcttggataatttggtgaacaacaattgatcttatctatctaatagatttttaaccaaactctattcttctaagttcataatagttgaatataaccgtttatattcaccttattatgatgactcagttaagttagacccaatgatacaacgtccgaatataaccgtttatattcgtcacatttcaccatgatagataggagtcccctgccatcgacagcccttccccttatcgatcaaggattcaatgagtgttcattcattggaaatcatctgattaaaacttaatatttttacttagggatttttaatttagaacgatcatgatcccatcataaagagatttccaatttttccttgaataaaatacttcaaatcaatactcgtcaatggtttgatttccaggtagtggaggagtcacatcggtctcgcttaaaacccacagccttacaagttctatgaacccgttgttgacaaaatcggcccatgtcagaaataaagaaaattcatattttatttcgtgtttcataaacacgagaatctcatgatcatttgttaattttaaatcttgagtcgttacatattttatcttgtttaaaggcatggcatgggtgatgtatctaatacatacatgcatcattaatctaattaaaatatgcattttctactctacacatactatttatacatcatatgaaaagtgcgtaaagttagttatggcccaatcctctgtgatcttttcaggctaatgaaaagatcaaggccaatctatggtgtaaaaataactattacatatgtcttctctattgcttccatcATCTCCTTGacctccataggatgcctccttgttcccttgtccttcttggatgttacattaagaattatactaatgaacttacaaaaaaactcgagttacattcgagataaaacaactacaaatagaaaacgacatgcaagtcgtatttattacaaaccaaaagaataaaccattacaactaaggtcttaaggccataactatacaccatgctcaagtaaccattaaagaacatgatagatcatataaagatgacatactatttatcacttatcatgatccaatcaagaataataaataagtaaagcatatgtcataagcataAATTAAAAATGAAACCCTAAACACGCGGATCGACCTCAGCTTAagcaaaatcaagtatcagaatactagcaaaaaCCGAATTCGGCTTAAGCAACACACCCTCAGAACGATTCACACTTACCTCAGCTTTATCTGGTTGTTGTGTTGGTTTTCCCTGAATCTCTGTCAAGGTTGACCTAACATCGGCTTGAAATTGGAGCTGCTCGTTGTGCATATTATGGATTAGGGTTTCATGGTATTCTCTGCTTCGATTCACCCTCCCTTCCAATCGACATGTCAAAGCTTCGAGATCAGCCCCCATCTGTTTACTCGTCAAAGTTTGACCCTCCATTATCACTTCTGTAAGCGAGTGTTGTACAGCCTCCATCGCTTTCTCTACCGCCGTAGATACTAACTCCTCCGTTGCAGCCTCTATCTCCGCCAATTTCTCCTCTATAAGCTCTACTCGCTGTGGAACTGTGGGTGGTCTCATGAGATCgacgctctgataccaatttgtAATGTACTGACTATGGAAATTGAATGAAAAGACCAGGATAGTGttgggttccgaggcataaaacgcagcggataacgtaaataaaacaaaaaaaaattcgaaacccaaaacaggatccatgtataattatgggcagattatggagataacgaatcatacctttcaagagcttaacttcCACGAACTCAAcagagatcctagctatcacgctttgtgtctacctctcgaagaaacacctctatggtatccgcatgagcacctccaagaacgtctcacgaacttgattacagaatggatgtactagcctccttcttgacgatccaaattgcctctgcctctctttgctgctagggttttctcaaaaacgtacaagcctctttaacctatcattatgtatttataattgctgattaaaaaggcccataacagcaaagcccaaccctagtaggtaaaaacgaatttctattatttaattaataactaagtcatacttaattattatgggcaaaaacattccttttaattcgaatttatattatctcaattaagtcttacttaattataataaaattcgaataatcatcaattaatttaaatccataatttaaattaactattccattaagtgttCTATTTGTGcaaccctataggctattatttaattggcaataattttattctctaataaaattataaacaatgagtggtatctagtaatacatcattgttacccaattaaacaatattaaatcgtgattagataaaacctttcgtgattaatatttttcatgtaatataatccctttaaccatacatattatagattaaactcgaggcatgtgtttagtcatcctcttcaacatttaatccgggtttacttgatccatgagtagataTACTCgaagtccacttttatcatcacccgattaaaagtaacttttaatgtagtcaaagtatattaatcctcatatagaaatataatgatttcaagtcaaaggatcgttacaccattatcactgtgagtctttcttatgactttattaaacatgaagaatctcactgtgggtctgtccagtaccatgtactctcatatgtacctatgtattgactttagtatccacatacttataaccaatgagatgttgttatcttgtcaaacaatatactagtctatctatgtattattattgtcctatataataatactcgactagggacctttaagaatatgacatattatataatctcaagttcaagtcatgtacttaaactatacaatgtgtatcatgattctaaggacgtttattatgctaacaaaatatcgcagtaattgAGGTCATAATAactacatttattgaatgatcaactgacataaagatttaaaagaataatgtattgcctctagggcacctacactaacagagAGGTTGTTATATTGATAAACACTTCGATTACAAGATCAGAATATTGTTTAGAGGATACTAATTAAGCTAAAGGGGGGTCATTCGAGAGGCCTAACTCTCCAAACCCTAATTGAGATACACAAATAATCTGATAAGCTCAACTATTTTCCCTTCCCCCTTTACATACCCCTTACTCCCCTTACAAAAGACTCTTTTTGACTAATTTACTGGTTGACTTCACTTGAATTTCTTTTCTTACCCTTCTTCTTAGTTCACGCATATGTCTTTAACGTCCCCGTTTCTTTAGAATATATGACGGCATACCATTTATCTACTAATCCTGCTAGCTAGAAACCATTCAATGGCACCATTAGCATGTAACCTGATTGTTCCACGGGTGGACCAAAGTCCACTTGTGAATAGATATGAAAACATCTAGCTCTTTGATCAGGAAAACAATCCAATTAGGATCCTTATTATCTTCAACAAAAGAACAAGCCTCTTTGACAACAATGATTtcagaaagaaaaaaaaaatgttcAAGCGTAAATGAGTGAATTGGCTAGAAGTTGGTCGTTATAAATTACTTGCAAGACTGCATTTCATGGTACTGCATATTTTATCCACTAGAAGCGGTCTTTTTCGATATTGGAATGTCTAAGAGGACTCTTGATGTCGGAGGATTTTCGAAACATATTCAAAAGTGTGATGAGTGCGAGAAGATCAAAGGTATGATCATGTTAATGACTACATTTGTTTTAATTAAGATTTTTGTTTTTATTtcgttttataattttatattccTATATAAACAAATTTATGATATAACATATGAGACAATTTTTTATTGAAATTAAAACCCTAAGAGTTTTTCTCTTATCTTTCTTGTGTATTCAAGAAAACCCTTTTGGATTCAAGGTTTGCCTTATGAATTCAAGGTATTATTGGATTTCTCGTGTAAGAGTCCTTGCGAGAATTAGCGCTTGCTTATCCTACACTTCTGTGATGCGTCAGTTGGTATCAAAGCAGGCTTTATCCTATCTTTTCGTTAATTAATTCAATATGGGAAAACTAGTTACCAAAGAAGATCTTGCAGAGGTTATGTCGGCTTTTACCGCGACTCTCAAGGATTTGACAAACATGACGACTACGTTGATGGATAAATTGAATAATAAGAAGAAGCAACATATAGGTGAAAGTGAAGATAGAAATTTAATCCCTCGAGGCAGAAAATATCATGTGGGCGAGAATTCTAGCTTGGTTTCAAATATGGATAATGGACTCATTGATGTTGTAGAAGAGGATATACCATTATTCTATGGGTCTCTAGGAGTTGATGAGTTTCTGAATTGGTATATTGATGTTGATAAATTCTTTGATGTTATGGATGTTCCTGAAAGTAAGGAAGTGAAGATGGTGGCTATTAGGTTAAAAAGTGTTGCTGCGATTTAGTGGGATAAATTGGTTATGTAGAGGAAGAGGCAAAGAAATGAACTGATCAAAACATGGTGACAAATGAGACCTTtgatgatgaagaaatttttacCAGAGAATTATGATTATAAGATCCATAAAGAGCGTAAATAGATGAATGATACAGTTCAACATTATGAACACGATAATGCTTATAATGTGTTTGATATTTGTCCTCATCCAAAACAGGATAGCTTGTTGGGTTGCAAACATGAGGATGGTATGGTAGAGCATTATGGACTTGAAGATAATGTGTTGGATGAATGGTCTCAACCAAAAGAAGATAAACCGTTGAATACAGATGAGGTAGAAGAAGGAGGTAAGACAAGTGATGAAAATTGCGTGTCTTATCAGGTGGGCGTATATGATTCAGTGATAAAAGAAGATAAGAATGAAGATGTAGAAGAACATATTAAAGAAGGCCTTGAACATGTTTATGAAGACGAGAATGAGGGTGATGTTAAACGTCTTGTTAAAGGTGTGCACACATTGTCCTTAAATACTTATACATCGTTGGAGGTAGATGATTTGCAACATGAGAGTTTAACTCAATCATTGTGTAAGAACTTGTGCAAGGTGAGTCTTCGAACTTCTCAAATTGTGACAAATTATGATATCATAAGAACTTTTATTTGAGAAAGATGATTAGTGAAATCAAATTGCCTATACAAATTTATGTCGCAACAGATAATATTATTTGGAATAATCCAGGGGTTATGACTACCGTAAGTGAAAAATTTGTGATTGAATTAAGATGTAATGCATGTGGAAATTACAGATTTTTCAAGATAAAGGTTAGGCGTGGAAGACCCAAGATCAGGAGTAACATAAAAGGGTACGAAAACATCAGCGAAGGAAAAATACTGTCATTTTCGAAGGTAGAATGCAAAAATTCTCATTGAAATTGAACTCATGTTGTGATGAATGTGTCCCTTTGAAGCTGTATGACTATTGTCGAAATATAAAAAGATAATTTGAGTTGCGAAAAGCACAAATCTATGAAGTTAAGAATAAGGCTAAGTACTCTATTTGATGATATTAGTTATGTTGCTAGCAATTTTCAAACAACACTTTCAGCTGAACAAGACAATACCACATAGCCTGACACAAATACTAAGAGCTTATATATGATATGTTTAGATAAATACTATACATAAACACTGAAAGTTTGTAGTTAAACAGATTACATGCAGTTCATGACTACGACATACTTAGTACATATGCATATGTTATAAGATTTGTAATGACTAGGACTAATAATGTACAAATTGTGGTCCATCTTggattttttaaatataaaactCTTGCACTCTGGACTATCTATTCAAGCAAACCTCGCGAAATCTTATCAAAATTCCCAAACTAGCTTTTTAAAACATGTTTATCATCGAGTCATTTTGTCCAGAAGAAGCAGGAACATCATCAAAGAGCCATTTTTCTATCAAACTCATAGGAGGCATTCGTTGTAGCTGCTGCTGATGATGATAGAAAGAGTTGCTGGTGTGTGCATTTGGCTTTTCGTCATCACGATCTTGAAACAAGAACATCCTATTGTTGATGTTACTTTCCGTCCTGAAATTGGCTGTATCATTCATATATACATCTGTTGAAGATGCATAGTTGTTGGAAGAGTTAAACTTGTTGAACAATGAATCCAGACCTGGATGCCCACCAGCAACCCCGCGCTCCGGGGTTTGTCCTTCGCTAATACTACCAGCCCGATAATAGTAGTTTTTATAATTGACAGAGTTGGAGTGCTCCTGAGTTGTAGTAATCTCTGATGAGTTTGGTTGACGATCTTGAGACAATGATGAAGAATCAGGGGACTTTTTCATCCAATTTCCGAGCAATCGAGCTATGTTGTCAGCACTTGAAGCATAGGAGGATGATGATGTGGAATTTGGTGGAGGCGATGCTTGGGCCGAGGCTGCAGGGtaagcagcagcagcagcagcagcagcaggagtaGTAGTAGTCGGCGATTTGTCAAGGCAGAGAGCTTCGCAAAGAGCTTGTTTAGCCATGTGAATATCTGTTTGAAGCCTTCTTTCCCACTGACCTTTTGTAGATGATGAGGAAGCCTCTGAATTGGCTCCATTAGTATCATTCTGATCATCACCATCCCCTAGGCCTTGGTTCTTCAACAGCTTCTTTTTCAGATGAGTGTTCCAGTAGTTTTTTATATCATTATCTGTTCTCTGTGGAAGATAGGAAGCTATGGCAGCCCATCTGTTCACATCACAAGACAAAATTAGcaataattaaaaacaaaaatacaATTGTAGATAAATAAAACAAACTGTTGGACATCCCACAAAGAGCAAAATAGATACCGCTAGACCATAAGGTCATCGGTAATAATTAAAATACTTTTTACAACATACAGTACTAGGATTTATAAGTACCTGTTGCCTAAAAGGGCTTGGAGGTGGATGATCATCTTCTCCTCCTGATCAGTGAAATTACCGcgtttgattccgggacggagATAATTAGTCCACCTGAGTCTACAACTCTTACTGCACCTGGGTAAACCTGCACATTAAATCATTAAAATTAGTACGATTAATGATTTggtataaaaaaaatatgaagaGATGTATATCTATAACAATAAGGAGTATGTTTCATACCAGTATTGGTAGGAACAGCTCTCCAGTTACCGGGGCCATGTTCTTGAATGTAAGAAACCAAGATTATGTCCTCTTCTGGAGTCCATGGGCCTTTTTTAACTGGTTTCTTCTCGCTGCTGCAAGGTAGCCTTCCCATTTTAATTCTGAATGTTCTTCTAGTTTGAAGAAGAGAAAATGAAACAATGATATTAGAAAATGGCCCAGGGGATGGTATTTATAGACATGTATATTATAATTTATGTTGGAGAGGAGAAGAAGAGTTTTACCACAAGTCCAGCTCCAGCGTAAGGGAGTTGACTTATGAGAGATAATTATTCAAGATTACAGGAAATTTTTAGATGCAAGTCAAACAGGACAGCAATGCGCATTAAACTCTATTCCATGCAAAAGTCAACTTTCAGACTCTCTCTACTTCACACTTAAACACAGACCGCTTATAATCCTATGTATGTATATCCATTTTCCTACCAAAGCAATTCAATGATATTTTTACAATAAATTTTGTCTCTTTTTGTATATTCATTTTCCAACCAAAACAATTTAATGATAATTTTTCAAAGGCTAATCTttaaattttataagatttatatTGTTTGACTAAATTTTATTATGTTTGACTTTATAGTTGTAAAATTTACCAACTTTTGATCAACAATAAATCTTATATgtttattatttcaaaaaaaatgaaaattataaattaaaatatgttAAATGTTGTTTTTAATGATgtgaatttttaaaatattttcaataaTAGAATCTATATAAATTTCAGTTGGTTAATGTAACCGCCAAATGTCAAAACATGTCATTAATATGGACCGAATAagtaaataatttataaaattcagTGTTTATTGTGTTGTAGGCAGGTGTactaaataatttattttttcaaaataatcCTTATAGTTCCTATTTCCAATGTTTGACTTTTTGTCTAAATTTAGTTTTATtctaaattttcaaaatattaattaGGGGTTCTAATAAAAATAAGTTTACTCATCAAACAaacaattttttaatatttttatttttcaaaatgtACATGTAAATAAGGAGTGAGGGAGTAACATAGTTATAATATTCCTCGTTTCATTACCGTAATTATTCTTAAAAAAATGTCAAGTATTAGTATTCGATTTTATAATCAACATACTTACTCCGGCGAAAATGTTATAAAAATCGTTAATCGAAACAAATAGGCGTGCATATCGATTTAGGATTAATTAGAAAATTGGGGATTAATCGGACGAGAAATcatgtatattttaatattttaattatatttaactcaatatccttattttattattaatttataaaaaatatatatttatcatatcgtataatttataattatttagaTTTAATTGAAACTATAGTTTATATGGGATAATGTTTTTGTAACATACCATAAAGAAGCATACATAATGAttaatatgattttaaaatcGGGTTGATCACGTGCTTTGTAGATAATTAATCGATAAAATTGAGAATTTTTTAGAACCATGCAACATTTTTATAAGTCTCTTTCAAAAAAATTACATATGCTAAAAAAAAGTTAGTAGTTGGATAAGATTTTTTTAACAAATACCCTTATTTAATGTCTTAGAAAATGAGAATGCAGTTAAGTTTTGGTCacttttaaaaatattatatttaattaaaaagtTATCCTTAAATTTAGTAAGTTAGGACATTTATTGTTTCAAAGGACATCTATAAACGGAGGAAGTATAATTTGTGATTACTTTTAAATTCATACACCATCCATTTCAAAATAGTTCTTTACTTAAAAAAAATTTACCCATATTAAGAGAAGTGAATGTTGATAAAAAAAATTGTagttatatttatattaatattaattattttaattgaatataatATATGAAATAAGCTTAATATTCGATATATAAATTAGAGATATATGAAACAAAATGGATTTTAAAAGTATAAACTAGAAAGTTACATTTGAATATAAAAAGCAAACTAAattgtttcaaaaaaaaaaagcAAACTAAATCAAACATAACAGCAGTATGCGAGAGGAGTTAAAATGTACACAAATAAAATGTACGCTTTAAGAGGGAGGCTGatcatattaaaaaaatatattgaaaTTAGAAATGAATAACTAATTtgaaacaatttttttaaaaaaaatataagcatttgtcaaatcGGGGAGTATGTTAATATTTACTCATCATGTATACACAGTAGAATGATAATAGTTAAACATTCCTAAATTTTAGATACAATACATCCCGACCGATAGTACTACTCGAACATACATTGCCGAAAATCATTTTTGAAGGTACGAAACTTGGCTTGAGATCTACGTCAAAAGTTGTTAAAAAAGGAAATTACTAGTAATTTCTTTATCTTTTCAAAATCATTAGAAATGTTTTTCAAACCTAGTATTGAAAATTAATTATAGAATATTATTTTGACATATAGTATATATAATTAAGGGTAGGAATTCCGTGGGTAATTGTGAAGGTTACTTGTGTCGGTATATGCGGCTACGCATGTGAAATGTAAAAACAAAACAAAGCCAAACTAATAAAAAAACTAAAAGGGAGGCGCCGGCATGCACATCTTCTTATTCTCATACGTGTGTGTTACGAGTGTTTTCATCTACACAGCATTGCTTGTAGTTGCCGTGAATTCAGTTTGATCATATCGACGCGCACCATATATACTAGCTGGAGGTTCATATCTGACGGCGATAACTGATAGCCCATGGGGAGTAGATAGACTTTTGAATTTGTTTTTTCAGTTGCGTCAGGGGTGGCAATGAGAACCAGATGTAGAAAAGTTTCTTTTCAGATCAATTTAGGGAACTTCGCGTCCCCTGCCTGACAAATTCCGTCTTGGATTCCAAATGCGTTTTAACAAATATTCAGCACGTTTGGATATATAATTAAGATGCTTATTAATTTATTCTCATTTCCAAAATTATTTCTTATAACATATATAAAACATATGTGTTAAATCTTTTAATTAATCAGACCCCAATTTACAATAACTCACGTGAACTATATATATGCAGTGTTCTAAAATTTTTTAATTAATCCTTAAAAAGTACTTGACtcatataatttttaaaatctcattaatatttataacttatctttgaattatttattcatattaaggtaaataaattatatatttataactTATCTTTGAAGTGTCGTCCGGCTGATCTTGGTAGTCACAACCAGAACCTACAGATATCATATAAATTGTCCCGGCCCGAATATAAACCTCTGGGCTGTTTAGAGCAGACTAGCAGAGTCCAAAATGAATGATGTAGCAAGTGATGAAAAATGAAAATATTAAATGAAACCTGGCTATCAAATTACGGTTGTTTCAGGATAAACACTAATTAGAAGAGACGCGAAGACTTGGTGTATGCATGATTTGGAGTCATCAGCCCCACTCCATATAGAATTGCTTGACTAGTTCTTCCTTGATCACTGATGACTTTGCTTCTTACAAATAATATAGGGAGCCCCTGAGCCACTATGGAGCTATCCATGCAACTTATGTACAACTGTACATAAGGTTggttaaaaatataaaaattaaatgaGTGGTGTTATTTTTACcgtttttatgtgattttatataaTGTGTCCAAAAATACATAATAGTCACTAATTTTCATAAAAATAGCTTCTTCTTATTGATAGTTGAATAATAAATGTTAATGTCCCTGCATTCACATCAATTTCACCAATAAAAAGAGGTCATTTTTATTGAAGTTAGTGACTAACGTGTGTTCTTAGACATACATTAGTTGACCGTTTTTTCATAATCCGAAAATCCTGTTTTCTATTGAAATTTATTTATGACCGGCACATTTAATAACATTTATTAATACAGCTTCTATTGTGTTTATTGCTAtcattattaaattaaattataattcaTGCATTTTGCTACGTGTAGGTTGCATACATATCCACTTGTTTTTGCGAAACATGGCAAGAGCCAAGAAGAGGGCACGAAGTAGCACTAGTCCCTACAACTATGATTGATGGCCCTGGTAGGTAACAACTGAGGAACCCACACCACAAAGTCCAACCCTTAATAAAGAGTAAACAGCAGGAGTCTCTCCTACAAAGAAATTTGCATGGGCAGTAGGGTGTTCATGGCCCCGGTTGAATGGGTTTTTGCAATCCGACCCAAGT
This sequence is a window from Apium graveolens cultivar Ventura chromosome 9, ASM990537v1, whole genome shotgun sequence. Protein-coding genes within it:
- the LOC141684478 gene encoding myb-related protein 306-like — protein: MGRLPCSSEKKPVKKGPWTPEEDIILVSYIQEHGPGNWRAVPTNTGLPRCSKSCRLRWTNYLRPGIKRGNFTDQEEKMIIHLQALLGNRWAAIASYLPQRTDNDIKNYWNTHLKKKLLKNQGLGDGDDQNDTNGANSEASSSSTKGQWERRLQTDIHMAKQALCEALCLDKSPTTTTPAAAAAAAAYPAASAQASPPPNSTSSSSYASSADNIARLLGNWMKKSPDSSSLSQDRQPNSSEITTTQEHSNSVNYKNYYYRAGSISEGQTPERGVAGGHPGLDSLFNKFNSSNNYASSTDVYMNDTANFRTESNINNRMFLFQDRDDEKPNAHTSNSFYHHQQQLQRMPPMSLIEKWLFDDVPASSGQNDSMINMF